The following are encoded together in the Vigna angularis cultivar LongXiaoDou No.4 chromosome 9, ASM1680809v1, whole genome shotgun sequence genome:
- the LOC108346434 gene encoding uncharacterized protein LOC108346434 encodes MILKILTHEIWKFLKEEHEGSERIKGMQVLNLVRELEMHRMKDSKTIKDYVDKLLGIAKKVHLLGTEIPDSRIVQTILVTIPKRYEATFTSLENSKDLSTITLVELLTALQAPKQRRLVREEGHIEGALVARGCLMKTNMLTMMAACWFARLKDIIVLGSDE; translated from the exons atgatattgaaaatattgacACATGAAATATGGaagtttttgaaggaagaacATGAAGGCAGTGAGAGAATCAAAGGAATGCAAGTTTTGAATCTGGTTCGAGAACTTGAGATGCATAGGATGAAAGATTCGAAGACAATTAAAGATTATGTGGACAAGCTTCTCGGCATTGCAAAAAAAGTACATCTTCTAGGCACTGAGATTCCTGATTCTCGAATTGTTCAAACAATACTTGTAACAATTCCAAAAAGATATGAAGCCACATTTACTTCCTTAGAGAACTCAAAAGATCTTTCTACTATTACCTTGGTAGAACTTTTGACCGCACTTCAGGCTCCAAAACAAAGAAGACTCGTGAGAGAAGAAGGTCATATTGAAGGGGCTTTG GTTGCTCGTGGTTGTTTGATGAAGACGAACATGCTCACGATGATGGCTGCTTGTTGGTTTGCGAGGTTGAAGGATATTATAGTGTTGGGTTCTGATGAGTGA
- the LOC108347255 gene encoding uncharacterized protein LOC108347255 — translation MGNCVFKGFHHNMSEDMMVKVVTSNGGIMELFSPITVECITNEFPGHGIFRSRRDIFSEPLPKSEELHGGQVYYLLPLNPSSSRKSMTRQLSDVALTPYRMSTCDKSNNNNNNVYTEPEVVPRYNSSGVWKVKLVISPEKLSEILSQESRTEALIESVRTVAKCGNGVPSSVANSDQWSLASSWKGSMSEKMGVEQ, via the coding sequence ATGGGAAACTGCGTGTTCAAAGGCTTTCACCATAACATGTCCGAAGACATGATGGTGAAGGTGGTAACCTCAAACGGAGGCATCATGGAACTCTTCTCTCCCATTACTGTGGAGTGCATAACCAACGAGTTTCCCGGCCACGGCATCTTCCGGAGCCGCCGCGACATCTTCTCCGAACCGCTACCGAAATCGGAAGAGCTCCACGGCGGCCAAGTCTACTACCTCCTCCCTCTCAACCCTTCTTCTTCCCGAAAGAGCATGACACGACAATTATCCGATGTGGCTTTAACTCCTTACCGAATGTCCACGTGTGACAAAagcaacaataacaacaacaatgtCTACACGGAACCAGAAGTGGTCCCCAGATACAATAGTAGTGGGGTGTGGAAGGTGAAGTTGGTGATCAGCCCTGAGAAGCTGTCAGAGATCCTGTCGCAAGAGTCGCGGACCGAGGCGTTGATAGAGAGCGTGAGGACGGTGGCGAAGTGCGGCAACGGTGTTCCGTCGTCGGTGGCGAACTCCGATCAGTGGAGTTTGGCTAGCAGTTGGAAAGGCTCTATGTCGGAGAAGATGGGTGTAGAACAATAA